The Candidatus Arthromitus sp. SFB-mouse-Japan genome includes a region encoding these proteins:
- a CDS encoding S8 family peptidase, which yields MSEILKLILEERSIYRRSKLYKAFVHDKFTLNDKVPIIYRSRNVEGVKSFLGDLNVEHRPLRGDFGIIHLDIGNLDTINDISNALDKEIYFDFSYPIILDDSSSNFNSCVFDLNNSQKLYGSGVVIAFIDSGIDYTINAFRNSDGTTRIKYMYNPSTGTLYNSEQINEALRNENPFSVINEGDYKGHGTEVASIACAGGNINSNLYGVAPRASIISVNSTTNIDSTIVLFHTIMMGLDFLAEKQDEEGFPLVVNLSFSTNYGAHTGTTLLAEYVSNFAARENTTVVVSAGNEGGAAHHKSGNIVSEGENVEIEISGNHEVIIVSLYKGILSDVVITISSPSTGVSQLIRLTEGNQRVRVGGDLVNVLYTGPTRYNVFGECLITIESYRNSTIEEGVWSINIKLCNEFESTYNMWLPTNESVGKGTRFLKPDNNDTLGSPATVYNVISVGSYNYRRESVSIFSGRGSINNKDNLKPDILAPGEDVRVIGIGGKEYVVSGTSFSAPIVSGICALLMEWGIINKNKPNLYGEVIKYFLIRGANRVKNISYPNNSYGYGFVCGSKAFIDVEESINNILYDIRMTQIQANREEDKEIINPIQTYDPLDNINVLKYDDMNINLCPLNSLSDDSRVEFLMTVQNNMKFIDGDYCIYPLKEESEEVYLSILSVPIDKLDVLYERYFPDGSVDIQTSYYYTLCSESISPLSDSGIYQTQSNEYLDLTGRNVIVAIVDTGIDYLNENFMDEFNQTRILEIWDQTIDEDTHQPNVLFGKIYTKEDIDSAIRVKRNGGDPYTIVPSRDTNGHGTSMAGITSSSGIGLVRGAAPESNIVVVKLRELSSNLREVLDFPKDIPIYNEVVLYLALRYLRSIRFKYNKPVSVVLPLQTNAGYHSGESFVSKQITEYSQNSGFVISVPCGDQANKQIHVEGQIYKENQEGVIEFFADKGQTRLAIDIFIENYSKVSFYVISPSGERTREFDVKGVIYNNYSFKFLLEQTEMKIFCEIRQTSVSIIQDIEILFNNLKSGIWQIIIMSKDNFPVKYDAYLPIKELLKPDTRFLNSTSISTITQPSSAHLAIAMAYYNQNLTSIVTKSGQGFTLDNRVVPLLAAGGIDILTIGKGGREILMSGSSVAAAVSAGGIALILEWGIVKKNKPNLNSTIIMWLFVSSAITPKGYEYPNRYWGYGILNIRNVFDILR from the coding sequence ATGAGTGAAATTTTAAAATTGATTTTGGAAGAGAGATCTATTTATAGGAGGTCTAAGCTTTATAAGGCATTTGTGCATGATAAGTTTACGCTAAATGACAAAGTACCTATAATTTACCGCTCTAGAAATGTAGAAGGCGTTAAAAGTTTTTTGGGAGATCTAAATGTTGAACATCGTCCATTAAGAGGTGATTTTGGGATTATTCATTTAGATATTGGAAATTTGGACACGATAAATGATATTTCAAATGCTTTAGATAAGGAAATTTATTTTGATTTTTCATATCCGATTATACTAGATGATTCGAGTTCTAATTTTAATTCTTGTGTTTTTGATCTTAATAATTCTCAAAAGTTATATGGCTCGGGTGTTGTTATTGCATTTATAGATTCGGGAATTGATTATACGATCAATGCATTTAGAAATAGTGATGGAACAACAAGAATTAAATATATGTACAATCCTTCTACTGGAACTCTTTATAATTCTGAGCAAATAAATGAGGCATTAAGAAATGAGAATCCTTTTAGTGTTATTAATGAAGGTGACTATAAGGGTCATGGGACAGAGGTCGCTTCAATTGCTTGTGCAGGTGGGAATATAAATAGTAATTTGTATGGAGTAGCACCTCGTGCATCTATAATTAGTGTAAATAGTACAACAAATATTGATTCAACTATTGTACTTTTTCACACTATTATGATGGGACTTGATTTTTTAGCAGAAAAACAAGATGAGGAAGGATTTCCACTAGTAGTAAATTTGAGTTTTAGTACTAATTATGGAGCTCACACAGGCACAACTTTGCTTGCAGAATATGTAAGTAATTTTGCCGCTAGAGAAAATACTACTGTGGTGGTTTCGGCTGGAAATGAAGGAGGTGCAGCACATCACAAAAGTGGGAATATAGTTTCAGAAGGTGAGAATGTAGAAATTGAAATTTCAGGTAATCATGAAGTCATTATAGTCTCGCTTTATAAAGGAATATTGTCTGATGTAGTGATTACAATAAGTTCTCCATCTACGGGAGTAAGTCAGCTTATAAGATTAACTGAAGGTAATCAACGTGTGAGAGTTGGAGGAGATCTCGTTAATGTTTTATATACTGGTCCTACAAGGTATAATGTTTTTGGTGAATGTTTAATTACCATTGAATCATATAGAAATTCAACTATTGAGGAGGGGGTCTGGAGTATAAACATTAAGTTATGTAATGAGTTTGAGAGTACTTATAATATGTGGCTACCAACAAATGAGTCTGTAGGTAAGGGTACGAGATTTTTAAAACCTGATAATAATGATACTTTAGGTTCGCCTGCAACTGTATATAATGTAATTTCTGTTGGAAGTTATAATTATAGACGTGAAAGTGTTTCTATTTTTTCCGGTAGAGGTTCAATTAATAATAAGGATAATTTAAAGCCTGATATATTAGCTCCAGGAGAGGATGTTAGAGTAATAGGAATTGGAGGAAAGGAATATGTGGTTTCGGGTACAAGTTTTTCTGCTCCAATAGTTTCTGGGATATGTGCACTTTTGATGGAGTGGGGAATTATTAATAAAAATAAACCTAATTTATATGGAGAGGTTATAAAATATTTTTTAATTAGAGGAGCAAATAGAGTTAAAAATATATCTTATCCTAATAATTCTTATGGATATGGATTTGTATGTGGGTCTAAAGCTTTTATAGATGTTGAAGAAAGTATTAATAATATTTTGTATGATATAAGGATGACTCAAATTCAAGCGAATAGGGAAGAAGATAAAGAAATTATAAATCCTATACAGACTTATGACCCGTTAGATAATATAAATGTTTTAAAATATGACGATATGAATATTAATTTGTGCCCACTTAATAGTCTTAGTGATGATAGCAGGGTTGAATTTTTGATGACTGTTCAAAATAATATGAAGTTTATTGATGGAGATTATTGTATTTATCCTTTAAAAGAAGAGAGTGAAGAAGTCTATTTATCAATATTATCAGTTCCTATAGATAAATTAGATGTGTTATATGAAAGATATTTTCCGGATGGGTCAGTAGATATTCAAACTTCGTATTATTACACACTATGTAGTGAGAGTATATCTCCATTGTCAGATTCAGGTATTTATCAAACGCAAAGTAATGAATATTTAGATTTGACAGGAAGAAATGTTATAGTTGCTATAGTAGACACAGGAATTGATTATTTAAATGAGAATTTTATGGACGAGTTTAATCAAACTAGGATTTTAGAAATTTGGGATCAAACAATTGATGAAGATACACATCAACCTAATGTTCTTTTTGGTAAAATATATACAAAGGAAGATATAGATTCTGCAATTAGAGTTAAAAGAAATGGAGGAGATCCATATACAATTGTTCCATCTAGGGATACAAACGGACATGGAACATCTATGGCTGGTATTACGAGTTCTTCTGGAATTGGTTTGGTTAGGGGAGCAGCACCTGAAAGCAATATAGTAGTTGTGAAATTGAGAGAGTTGTCTAGTAATTTGAGAGAGGTATTAGATTTTCCAAAAGATATACCAATATATAATGAGGTTGTGTTGTACTTAGCACTTAGATATTTAAGATCGATTAGATTTAAATATAATAAGCCAGTTTCTGTTGTGTTGCCACTTCAGACTAATGCTGGATATCATTCTGGAGAGTCTTTTGTATCAAAACAAATTACAGAATATTCCCAAAATTCAGGATTTGTTATTTCGGTTCCATGTGGAGATCAAGCAAATAAACAAATTCATGTTGAAGGTCAAATTTATAAGGAAAATCAGGAAGGAGTTATAGAATTTTTTGCAGACAAGGGTCAAACACGTTTAGCAATTGATATATTTATAGAGAATTATTCAAAAGTATCGTTTTATGTAATTTCTCCTTCAGGTGAAAGAACGAGAGAGTTTGATGTTAAAGGGGTTATTTATAACAATTATAGTTTTAAATTTTTATTAGAGCAGACAGAGATGAAAATATTTTGTGAAATTAGGCAAACATCTGTTTCAATTATACAAGATATTGAGATTTTGTTTAATAATTTGAAATCTGGAATTTGGCAAATAATTATTATGTCTAAAGATAATTTTCCAGTAAAGTATGATGCTTATTTGCCTATTAAGGAACTTTTGAAGCCAGATACTAGATTTTTGAATTCAACCTCAATCAGTACAATTACTCAACCAAGTTCAGCACATCTTGCTATTGCCATGGCCTATTACAATCAAAATTTAACTTCGATTGTTACAAAGTCAGGACAAGGATTTACTTTGGATAATAGAGTTGTACCATTACTTGCAGCAGGTGGCATAGATATTTTGACTATAGGAAAAGGTGGAAGAGAAATTTTAATGAGTGGTAGTTCTGTCGCTGCGGCTGTTTCTGCTGGAGGAATTGCACTAATTTTGGAATGGGGAATTGTAAAAAAGAATAAGCCAAATTTGAATTCTACTATTATAATGTGGCTATTTGTGAGCTCAGCTATTACTCCAAAAGGGTATGAATATCCTAATAGATATTGGGGATATGGAATTTTAAATATAAGAAATGTGTTTGATATTTTAAGATAA
- a CDS encoding DUF4214 domain-containing protein — protein sequence MFLREIRYIFVVFCLIFISTFVLFEKNVLAINSYNAKTVSFRNYVESCIDYSFTSHEINSSKITDSSIRITSEHLNKEFLNAADCIINNKNYKVEYDNGDIVVSNLIPDFFYDSVFIEAFRGKDRYVIEIKNFKTTKSNDPLKQFISKRLQYTLRSSVKYIDYHIWEHKILMREITPEEFILDILQDPYVLYNVNSIDETIGRIFSAVFAQYITAEELEHWKSIHYQYKTNYYLKDNDAYMRIVKNMMDTEDFRTILSDLKMDEREIPEVTTYMEFSDNKMDFRYGNQHEDFYVMDYYELNRSKGSTDSVELFLSDEFKNYPNSYTKFYISIDNAEVVYKNGKFYIENLEPSTIYEDVVIKYTLNGKTKTIFIDKIKTRKTIYYLGSYNVVNLKYMMLDDLNYSMDEFIKIYYKERFNIDVLEDELDDLKILFVSNKHKFSNFKSYIESQGDNVETTWVINNIYDVIFDRYPDDSGIEFWSSEFDNLKGILGAKESIKKIFIDISNSDEFYSRFNEQVMIELIKENNINKRPLVN from the coding sequence ATGTTTTTAAGGGAAATTAGATATATATTTGTAGTTTTTTGTTTAATTTTCATATCCACTTTTGTTTTATTTGAAAAAAATGTTTTAGCAATTAATTCTTATAATGCAAAAACTGTAAGTTTCAGGAATTATGTTGAGAGTTGCATTGATTACTCCTTTACTTCTCATGAAATTAACTCATCAAAAATTACAGATTCATCTATAAGAATAACTTCAGAACATTTGAACAAAGAGTTTTTGAATGCGGCAGATTGCATAATTAATAATAAAAATTATAAAGTTGAATATGATAACGGGGATATAGTAGTATCTAATCTCATACCAGATTTTTTTTATGATTCAGTATTCATTGAAGCTTTTCGTGGGAAAGATAGATATGTGATTGAGATTAAAAATTTTAAGACAACTAAGTCTAATGATCCGTTGAAGCAATTTATATCAAAAAGATTGCAATATACTCTTAGATCATCAGTTAAATATATTGATTATCATATTTGGGAACATAAAATTTTGATGAGGGAAATTACTCCAGAAGAATTTATTTTAGACATACTTCAGGATCCATATGTTTTATATAATGTGAATTCAATAGATGAGACTATAGGTAGAATATTTTCAGCTGTATTTGCTCAATATATAACAGCGGAAGAATTGGAGCATTGGAAAAGTATACATTATCAATATAAAACTAATTATTATTTGAAAGATAATGATGCGTATATGCGTATTGTTAAAAATATGATGGATACAGAAGATTTTAGGACGATATTAAGTGATCTTAAAATGGATGAGAGAGAAATTCCAGAAGTTACAACTTATATGGAATTTTCTGATAATAAAATGGATTTTAGGTATGGGAACCAACATGAAGATTTTTATGTTATGGATTATTATGAACTTAATAGAAGTAAGGGTAGTACTGATTCTGTAGAATTATTTTTGAGTGATGAATTTAAAAATTATCCGAATTCCTATACTAAATTTTATATTTCTATTGATAATGCGGAAGTGGTCTATAAAAATGGAAAATTTTATATTGAAAATCTTGAACCATCAACAATTTATGAAGATGTAGTTATAAAATATACGCTCAATGGAAAAACGAAGACGATTTTTATAGATAAGATTAAGACTAGGAAGACTATATATTATTTGGGTTCTTATAATGTTGTGAATTTGAAATATATGATGCTTGATGACCTAAATTATTCTATGGATGAGTTTATTAAGATTTATTATAAAGAAAGATTTAATATAGATGTTTTGGAAGATGAGCTCGATGATCTTAAAATTTTATTTGTTTCTAATAAACATAAGTTTTCAAATTTTAAATCTTATATTGAAAGTCAAGGAGACAATGTTGAAACTACTTGGGTAATAAATAATATATATGATGTTATTTTTGACAGGTACCCAGATGATTCTGGAATTGAGTTTTGGTCTTCTGAATTTGATAATCTAAAAGGGATTTTAGGTGCTAAGGAGAGTATCAAAAAAATATTTATTGATATATCTAACAGTGATGAATTTTACAGTAGATTTAATGAGCAGGTAATGATTGAGCTTATAAAGGAAAATAATATAAATAAAAGGCCACTAGTTAACTAG
- a CDS encoding DUF4214 domain-containing protein: MCKKLSMLLSSLPIFVCGTVATSVNASQTMLVQNVNMVSHRNSISFRGNVDPKFSNGDLRVVALDENNNKVYESEKLVLNRRGQFNTEIKNLEQSTNYRVYVSYSYGEGDSKNVIFSPSINASTLRIKTQVEFEGTNNVKIKIVENNLPDEYYPLYLVLKLNGQVFKSAELPKKDNLILNLTGLRENLNYTYEIVTKGENIEKVVDNGMFKTFQSDKNENQGSMNSEILYYTLTNDDINKSNIEDTKIDLFLNDIIQNFAIGVKEFKSNIEGLDIKFVNGKLTINNLIPSKHYSDLKIYFDSKRGNRIVLNIAPFKTLQETSDINDFVKSVYFNAFNRNPDEKGFRFWVDSLSNEQVSFENFVRNLLSEEEFLTLRPTTESKIEGLYKVIVNRESDDEGLRYWIGKYDMLISKGCSKEFALGVVVETMINENEFRNIVNGLKRSLKKIA, translated from the coding sequence ATGTGTAAAAAATTATCTATGTTACTTTCATCACTTCCTATCTTCGTGTGCGGAACGGTTGCAACTTCTGTAAATGCATCACAAACAATGCTTGTTCAAAATGTAAATATGGTAAGCCATAGAAATTCAATTTCATTTAGAGGAAACGTTGATCCAAAATTCAGTAATGGAGATTTACGTGTTGTGGCTTTGGATGAAAACAACAATAAAGTTTATGAGAGCGAGAAGTTAGTTTTAAATAGGAGAGGACAATTTAATACAGAAATTAAAAACTTAGAGCAATCAACTAATTATCGTGTTTATGTTTCATATTCATACGGTGAAGGTGATTCTAAGAATGTAATATTTTCTCCATCAATTAATGCGAGTACTCTTAGAATTAAAACGCAAGTTGAGTTCGAAGGTACCAATAATGTAAAAATTAAAATTGTAGAAAACAATTTACCAGATGAATATTATCCTCTTTATTTAGTTTTGAAACTTAATGGACAAGTATTTAAGAGTGCCGAATTACCTAAGAAAGACAATTTAATTTTAAATCTTACAGGATTAAGAGAAAATTTAAATTATACTTATGAGATCGTAACTAAAGGTGAAAATATTGAGAAAGTTGTAGATAATGGTATGTTTAAAACATTTCAATCTGATAAAAATGAAAATCAAGGATCAATGAATTCAGAAATTTTATATTATACATTGACAAATGATGATATAAATAAGTCTAATATTGAAGATACTAAAATTGATTTATTTTTAAATGATATTATTCAAAATTTTGCTATAGGAGTTAAAGAGTTCAAAAGCAATATAGAAGGATTGGATATAAAATTTGTGAATGGTAAATTAACTATTAATAATTTGATTCCGTCAAAACATTATTCTGACTTAAAAATATATTTTGATTCAAAACGTGGAAATAGAATTGTATTAAATATTGCACCATTTAAAACTCTTCAAGAAACAAGTGATATAAATGATTTTGTTAAGAGTGTTTATTTTAATGCTTTTAATAGAAATCCAGATGAAAAAGGATTTAGATTTTGGGTTGATAGTTTATCTAATGAACAAGTTAGTTTTGAAAACTTTGTGAGAAACTTGTTATCTGAAGAAGAATTTTTAACATTAAGACCAACAACTGAGTCGAAGATTGAGGGACTTTATAAGGTTATCGTTAATAGAGAATCCGATGATGAGGGGTTAAGATATTGGATTGGTAAATATGATATGCTTATATCTAAAGGATGTTCTAAGGAATTTGCTTTGGGTGTTGTTGTTGAAACTATGATTAATGAAAATGAATTTAGAAATATAGTAAATGGTTTAAAAAGATCATTAAAGAAAATTGCTTAA
- the radA gene encoding DNA repair protein RadA — MKSKIVYICSNCKFEQVKWSGRCPNCNTWNSFEESEILKKGNVKVNTYIKSGTVTKKAQRLSEVKVFNSDRIVTDINEFNRVVGGGIVRDSISILAAKPGAGKSTLLLQVAYDISKKGFRVLYASGEESESQIRKRTDRIISELSDESIWIYSDISLNNVVSVINEIDPDFIIIDSIQTFILEEYLSRPGSPTQTMECANELLRIAKNANRPRAVMIVGQMTKEDELAGVRALEHLVDCVLMIEGDNLEELRSLICTKNRFGSTGEVGFFSMTEQGMVSIDNPSQFFMTQRDDSNEVFGSCLSVVKEGNRCIVVEIESLVSNSITPYPSRISDCLKRDQLNTLISILEERGRIKLFDKNIVIKSTGGIRLREQCVNLSVIISIVSSLKNKAVNNGYVFIGDVGLTGEIKRVPSMELRLKEVDRLGFKRVYVPYGENYKVGSFKNIEIRAFKYIHEVIYDLF, encoded by the coding sequence TTGAAAAGTAAAATAGTCTATATATGTTCAAACTGTAAGTTTGAACAAGTCAAATGGTCTGGTAGATGTCCAAATTGTAATACTTGGAATTCCTTTGAAGAATCTGAGATATTAAAGAAGGGAAATGTTAAGGTTAATACATACATAAAGAGTGGAACTGTAACAAAAAAGGCTCAAAGACTTTCAGAAGTAAAAGTGTTTAATAGCGATAGGATAGTAACTGATATTAATGAGTTTAATAGGGTTGTTGGTGGTGGGATTGTACGAGATTCTATAAGTATACTTGCCGCAAAGCCAGGAGCTGGAAAATCAACATTATTACTTCAGGTTGCTTATGATATTTCAAAAAAAGGATTTAGGGTTTTATACGCATCTGGTGAAGAGAGTGAGAGTCAAATTAGAAAGAGAACAGATAGAATAATTTCTGAATTATCAGATGAAAGTATATGGATATATTCTGATATCTCGTTAAATAATGTAGTTAGCGTAATAAATGAGATTGATCCAGATTTTATAATAATTGATAGTATACAGACATTTATATTGGAAGAATATTTATCAAGACCAGGGTCGCCTACTCAAACTATGGAATGTGCAAATGAACTTTTGAGAATTGCAAAAAATGCAAATAGACCTAGAGCTGTTATGATAGTTGGACAAATGACAAAAGAGGATGAGTTAGCTGGTGTCAGAGCATTAGAGCATTTAGTTGATTGTGTGCTTATGATTGAAGGAGATAATCTTGAAGAATTAAGATCTCTTATTTGTACGAAAAATAGATTTGGCAGTACTGGAGAAGTTGGTTTTTTTTCCATGACAGAGCAAGGAATGGTTTCTATTGATAATCCATCACAGTTTTTTATGACACAGAGAGATGATAGTAATGAGGTTTTTGGAAGTTGTCTAAGTGTCGTGAAAGAAGGTAATAGATGTATTGTTGTTGAAATTGAAAGTCTTGTTTCAAATTCGATAACTCCATATCCTTCAAGAATTTCTGATTGTTTAAAAAGGGATCAATTAAATACTCTTATTTCAATTTTGGAAGAACGAGGTCGAATTAAATTATTTGATAAAAATATCGTAATTAAATCTACTGGCGGAATTAGACTTAGGGAGCAGTGTGTTAACTTGTCGGTTATTATTAGTATAGTTTCTTCTTTAAAAAATAAGGCAGTAAATAATGGATATGTATTTATTGGTGATGTTGGACTTACAGGAGAAATAAAGAGAGTGCCATCTATGGAACTTAGGCTTAAGGAAGTTGATAGATTAGGATTTAAAAGGGTTTATGTTCCTTATGGTGAAAATTATAAGGTAGGTAGTTTTAAAAATATAGAGATAAGAGCCTTTAAATATATACATGAGGTTATTTATGATTTATTTTAA
- the glmS gene encoding glutamine--fructose-6-phosphate transaminase (isomerizing) — protein sequence MCGIVGYAGSKNALPILIHGLKKLEYRGYDSSGIAVLSQGSIFIEKSKGNISNLESKLSHLKITSNIGIGHTRWATHGEPSDINSHPHTNSINTIAIVHNGIIENYIELKHLLQNNLNIKLKSETDTEVIAHLIDHLWNGNLLSTLYKVVQKLTGSYAISVIAKDDPDKIIAVRKDSPLIIGIGENENFIASDIPAILKYTRKVLLIENNEFVEITKDSIKIYDEFENPIERKEIEITWQIEEAEKENFDHFTLKEIHEQPRALKNTLNNNINGNKLNIQDLNITEEELRTFNKFYIVGCGTAYNAGLIGKYIFRKFAHIDINCEIASEFRYNDPIIDDKTLVICISQSGETLDTIQSLRLAKEKGAKILSIVNIVGSSITRESDYIFYTIGGPEIGVASTKIFTCQLLALNLIALKFGKLLNILDDKQVEELLKELKTIPEKAQTILDDKQKIKDIAQKQFKNENIFYMGRNIDMDISFESSLKLKEISYINSFAIGAGELKHGTIALVDDKTFVVALSTQEKLIEKMIANIKEVKARGAKVLTVTKETTKFLNDCCDEIILIPETLDIFTPLLSIIPMQLLAYYISTLRGNNVDKPRNLAKSVTVE from the coding sequence ATGTGCGGTATAGTTGGATATGCAGGATCGAAGAATGCTTTACCTATATTAATTCATGGACTAAAAAAGCTTGAATACAGGGGTTACGATTCATCAGGGATTGCTGTATTATCTCAAGGATCCATATTTATAGAAAAATCAAAAGGTAACATTTCAAATTTAGAAAGTAAATTATCTCATCTAAAAATAACGAGCAATATTGGAATAGGTCATACAAGATGGGCAACTCATGGTGAGCCTTCAGATATAAATTCTCATCCACATACAAATTCAATAAACACAATTGCTATAGTACACAATGGAATAATAGAAAACTACATTGAGCTTAAACACTTGTTACAAAACAATCTTAATATCAAATTAAAATCAGAAACTGATACGGAAGTTATAGCACACTTAATAGATCATCTATGGAATGGAAATTTATTGAGTACACTCTATAAAGTTGTTCAAAAATTAACTGGATCATACGCTATAAGTGTAATCGCAAAAGATGATCCTGACAAAATAATAGCCGTAAGAAAGGATAGTCCACTTATAATTGGAATTGGTGAAAATGAGAACTTTATAGCATCAGACATACCAGCAATTTTAAAATACACAAGAAAAGTATTATTAATCGAAAATAATGAATTTGTTGAAATTACAAAAGACTCTATCAAGATATACGATGAATTTGAAAATCCTATTGAAAGAAAAGAAATTGAAATTACATGGCAAATTGAAGAGGCTGAGAAAGAAAATTTTGATCATTTCACATTAAAAGAAATTCATGAACAGCCAAGAGCTTTAAAAAACACTTTAAATAACAATATAAATGGAAATAAATTAAATATCCAAGATCTAAATATAACAGAAGAAGAACTAAGAACCTTCAATAAATTTTACATTGTAGGATGTGGGACAGCCTATAATGCAGGATTAATTGGAAAATATATTTTTAGAAAATTTGCACATATAGATATTAACTGCGAAATAGCATCAGAATTTAGATATAACGATCCAATAATTGATGATAAAACCTTAGTCATTTGTATTTCACAGTCTGGTGAAACCCTAGATACTATTCAAAGTTTAAGACTTGCAAAGGAGAAAGGTGCAAAAATATTAAGCATAGTTAATATTGTTGGCTCTTCAATAACTCGTGAATCAGATTATATATTCTACACAATTGGAGGTCCTGAAATAGGAGTTGCATCAACAAAAATTTTCACATGCCAATTACTTGCTCTGAATCTTATTGCTTTAAAATTTGGAAAATTATTAAATATTTTAGATGACAAACAAGTCGAAGAGCTTTTAAAAGAACTTAAAACAATTCCAGAAAAAGCTCAAACGATATTAGACGACAAACAAAAAATTAAAGATATTGCACAAAAGCAATTCAAAAATGAAAACATATTTTATATGGGACGTAATATAGACATGGATATTTCATTTGAGTCTAGCCTTAAACTCAAAGAAATCTCATATATAAATTCTTTTGCAATAGGTGCTGGAGAATTAAAACATGGAACGATTGCACTTGTTGACGATAAAACTTTTGTTGTTGCTCTCTCAACTCAAGAAAAATTAATAGAAAAGATGATAGCTAATATAAAAGAAGTAAAAGCACGTGGTGCAAAAGTACTAACCGTTACAAAAGAAACTACAAAATTTTTAAATGATTGTTGTGACGAAATAATATTAATTCCTGAAACATTAGATATCTTCACTCCTCTATTATCTATAATTCCAATGCAACTTCTTGCTTATTATATTTCTACACTCAGAGGTAACAACGTTGACAAACCTCGTAATCTCGCAAAATCTGTAACAGTTGAATAA